One part of the Homo sapiens chromosome 19, GRCh38.p14 Primary Assembly genome encodes these proteins:
- the ZNF569 gene encoding zinc finger protein 569 isoform X3 — translation MRKEHCEYNEPVKSYGNSSSHFVITPFKCNHCGKGFNQTLDLIRHLRIHTGEKPYECSNCRKAFSHKEKLIKHYKIHSREQSYKCNECGKAFIKMSNLIRHQRIHTGEKPYACKECEKSFSQKSNLIDHEKIHTGEKPYECNECGKAFSQKQSLIAHQKVHTGEKPYACNECGKAFPRIASLALHMRSHTGEKPYKCDKCGKAFSQFSMLIIHVRIHTGEKPYECNECGKAFSQSSALTVHMRSHTGEKPYECKECRKAFSHKKNFITHQKIHTREKPYECNECGKAFIQMSNLVRHQRIHTGEKPYICKECGKAFSQKSNLIAHEKIHSGEKPYECNECGKAFSQKQNFITHQKVHTGEKPYDCNECGKAFSQIASLTLHLRSHTGEKPYECDKCGKAFSQCSLLNLHMRSHTGEKPYVCNECGKAFSQRTSLIVHMRGHTGEKPYECNKCGKAFSQSSSLTIHIRGHTGEKPFDCSKCGKAFSQISSLTLHMRKHTGEKPYHCIECGKAFSQKSHLVRHQRIHTH, via the coding sequence ATGAGAAAGGAGCATTGTGAATATAATGAACCTGTGAAATCATATGGTAATAGCTCATCCCATTTTGTCATTACCCCCTTTAAGTGTAATCATTGTGGAAAAGGCTTCAATCAGACTTTGGACCTCATCAGACATctgagaattcatactggagagaagccctatgaATGTAGTAACTGTAGAAAAGCCTTCAGTCACAAGGAAAAACTtattaaacattataaaattcaCAGTAGGGAGCAGTcttacaaatgtaatgaatgtggtaAAGCTTTCATTAAAATGTCAAATCTCATTAGACAtcaaagaattcatactggagagaagccctatgCATGTAAGGAATGTGAGAAGTCCTTCAGCCAGAAATCAAATCTTATTGATCATGaaaaaattcatactggagagaaaccttatgaatgtaatGAGTGTGGAAAAGCATTCAGCCAGAAGCAAAGCCTCATTGCACATCAGAAAGTTCATACTGGGGAGAAACCTTATGCATGTAATGAATGTGGTAAAGCCTTCCCTCGAATTGCATCCCTTGCTCTTCATATGAGAAGTCATACAGGAGAAAAACCTTATAAATGTGATAAATGTGGTAAAGCCTTCTCTCAGTTTTCCATGCTTATTATACATGTTAGAATTCATACAGGtgaaaaaccctatgaatgtaatgagTGTGGAAAAGCCTTCTCTCAAAGCTCAGCCCTTACTGTACATATGAGAAGtcacactggtgagaaaccctatgaatgtaaggaatgcaGAAAAGCCTTCAGCCACAAGAAAAACTTCATTACACACCAGAAAATTCATACTAGAGAGAAACCTTATgagtgtaatgaatgtgggaaagcttttatacaGATGTCAAATCTTGTTAGACaccagagaattcatactggggAAAAACCCTATatatgtaaggaatgtgggaaagcctttagccAGAAATCAAATCTCATTGCTCATGAAAAAATTCAttctggagagaaaccctatgaatgcaaTGAATGTGGTAAAGCCTTCAGCCAAAAGCAAAACTTCATTACACATCAAAaagttcatactggagagaaaccttatgatTGTAATGAATGTGGTAAAGCCTTCTCTCAAATTGCATCCCTTACCCTTCATTTGAGAAGTCATACAGGGGAAAAGCCTTATGAATGTGATAAATGTGGTAAAGCCTTCTCTCAGTGCTCACTGCTTAATTTACATATGAGAAGTCACACAGGTGAGAAGCCCTATgtatgtaatgaatgtgggaaagccttctcTCAAAGAACTTCCCTTATTGTGCACATGAGAGGCCATACAGGtgaaaaaccctatgaatgtaataaatgtggaaaagccttctcCCAAAGCTCATCCCTTACTATACATATACGAGGACATACAGGTGAGAAACCCTTCGACTGTAGtaaatgtggaaaagccttctcTCAAATCTCATCTCTTACCCTTCATATGAGAAAACATACAGGTGAGAAGCCCTATCACTGTATTGAGTGTGGCAAGGCTTTCAGCCAAAAGTCGCACCTTGTTAGACACCAGAGAATTCATACTCATTAG